One stretch of Streptomyces sp. cg36 DNA includes these proteins:
- a CDS encoding ParB/RepB/Spo0J family partition protein yields MTTPLPRPKRKKKGEGGGSGTLRADREKAGLTGSQDIHALPPEDGELLELDPETISPNPMNMRLELRDMDAMIADVGERGVHTPGIVMHTKVFMECYPQWASRVKHPDRTFILGPGHRRHAAALATGRIMPAVLRDDLARNRRVEEELVSENNSRAGLSPIEQALAIDLLRQRVHEDEDRALSFDEVVERAGYTAGTVSKYLALLKLPEEVQQAIHIGDLSMRAGYSLSLLKDADGKKESPEAHALQLRGWQLMRDEKLSVEAAKNRLTLEGQPQFHAGNSPSSPVAVPEPRDESSPQAGEPQAPSGETPKPEAPSGGSDAAPQGETAAAPDAVAVIETTDGAAPAASPAPAVDPEVLRKAAADQRDLACRLLLAEERFAKGAESNARLVTVVLNPNEWKQAAAKAHAWLVELKKGPSSKKRPTDYFAAVAASEDSGLMHRAAFAIGLAADEVRAAQPDRAWDARDVAHVQFLATSRASYQLSEWEQQQVELLSRGKQ; encoded by the coding sequence ATGACGACGCCGCTGCCTCGGCCGAAGCGTAAGAAGAAGGGCGAGGGCGGCGGTAGCGGCACTCTACGAGCCGACCGCGAGAAGGCCGGCCTCACGGGCAGCCAGGACATCCACGCTCTGCCTCCCGAGGACGGCGAGCTCCTGGAGCTCGACCCGGAGACCATCTCGCCCAACCCGATGAACATGCGGCTTGAGCTGCGGGACATGGACGCGATGATCGCTGACGTAGGCGAGCGCGGTGTCCACACGCCGGGCATCGTGATGCACACCAAGGTCTTCATGGAGTGCTATCCGCAGTGGGCGTCCAGGGTGAAGCACCCTGACCGAACCTTCATCCTCGGGCCTGGCCACCGACGGCACGCGGCTGCGCTCGCGACGGGACGCATCATGCCTGCGGTCCTTCGCGATGACCTCGCCCGGAACCGCCGCGTCGAGGAAGAGCTGGTCTCCGAGAACAACAGCCGCGCCGGTCTCTCGCCGATCGAGCAGGCCCTGGCGATCGACCTGCTGCGCCAACGCGTCCACGAGGACGAAGACCGGGCCCTCAGCTTCGACGAGGTCGTCGAGCGGGCCGGATACACCGCAGGGACGGTGTCGAAGTACCTCGCGCTCCTCAAGCTCCCCGAAGAAGTTCAGCAGGCGATTCACATCGGGGACCTGTCGATGCGCGCCGGCTACTCGCTCTCGCTGCTCAAGGACGCCGACGGGAAGAAGGAGTCTCCGGAGGCCCACGCTCTCCAGCTGCGCGGTTGGCAGCTGATGCGAGACGAGAAGCTCTCCGTCGAAGCGGCCAAGAACCGGCTGACCCTGGAGGGGCAGCCCCAGTTTCACGCGGGAAACTCGCCCTCCTCCCCCGTGGCTGTACCGGAGCCGCGAGACGAGAGCAGCCCCCAGGCCGGAGAGCCCCAGGCCCCTTCCGGTGAGACGCCGAAGCCGGAAGCACCCTCCGGTGGAAGCGACGCGGCGCCGCAGGGCGAGACCGCTGCCGCCCCGGACGCCGTCGCGGTCATCGAGACGACCGATGGAGCCGCGCCAGCCGCTTCGCCGGCCCCGGCCGTCGATCCCGAGGTGCTCCGCAAGGCTGCGGCGGACCAGCGGGACCTGGCGTGCCGACTGCTGCTCGCTGAGGAGCGGTTCGCAAAGGGAGCGGAGTCGAACGCCCGCCTCGTCACCGTGGTGCTCAACCCGAACGAGTGGAAGCAGGCCGCGGCCAAAGCCCACGCGTGGCTGGTGGAGCTCAAGAAGGGGCCGTCCAGCAAGAAGCGCCCCACCGACTACTTCGCGGCCGTCGCCGCATCCGAGGACTCCGGCCTGATGCACCGTGCCGCCTTCGCCATCGGCCTGGCTGCCGACGAAGTACGGGCCGCTCAGCCAGACCGGGCGTGGGACGCTCGCGACGTCGCGCACGTTCAGTTCCTCGCCACCAGCCGCGCCTCGTACCAGCTCAGCGAGTGGGAGCAGCAGCAGGTGGAGCTACTTTCACGCGGGAAACAGTGA